One genomic segment of Cololabis saira isolate AMF1-May2022 chromosome 22, fColSai1.1, whole genome shotgun sequence includes these proteins:
- the LOC133423619 gene encoding alpha-tectorin-like isoform X2 encodes MLLPLFYLSSLVALTGADAGGSGAPETSSLPYTYNFSSCPYNFQGTKYTSVTGKNINSATHFCFDLNCTDLLNDPHGASGDVTFQTGQPDDDLDKAIKEKLPTIEEQMKCFVKMMFFTHRGYWKTLFLVQYETRAVMGLQADNTKPDNKAPSLYAAVDFSGCKTDAGVFISAGEEEYDDDTCLTYSCSSESVLSVIGCPENHHCDGNGTCMPYRICTLTGPTVINVKGVGTTVEDRCTYTLMSDNDLVSEFEVLASYKDRRRTDVSFLDSVTLKNGVEVLLEQGGTVKVDGSAVELTNEFKDHGGFKLSKTQAGVFAKLKLNDSVEVTVFFDGNTAQLKTTSGFGYYPEGGLCGDDDKTSSTNQTASGSCQNMPTETSDLTVDCDAIKERCNILMKEPFTSCHAAVTPDPYITACSDTMCKYPDEDGLMCQFLEAYARACSLVNIQLEEWKSNQECSASQMVCESPCSDNEFCGLVSGSPTCLCRSIFASSYRSSNNLGDPTVCTGDSASLTLVGCLLAEKGIDYSTLHLIDSECTGVMDEDSHMVTFSFDNDNCGTLVEKEEGQVSYKNTIQTTSSSSSDVITRHNEIKIDFSCVHVEPKTKTMSFKIKDSSVSQEVSSEVASSFTVMMNAYTDAKLTQAVDSDTEVLLDQKIWVELTSNGLDENLVAMVIDSCWATGQEASDSAVKYDLIKDGCANKDDLTVQVEGNGEGTSSYFSFSMFEFKDSSSAVYLHCQIHLCVKDDDNNCLPDCSGGGSGRKRRSALSRSRYGRSARRAVAPAFISMAWTK; translated from the exons ATGCTCCTTCCACTGTTCTACCTGAGCTCACTCGTGGCCCTGACAG GTGCCGATGCGGGGGGTTCAGGTGCTCCTGAGACTTCTTCTCTGCCATATACGTACAACTTCAGCTCATGTCCCTACAACTTCCAGGGGACCAAATACACCTCTGTCACC GGGAAAAACATCAACTCGGCCACTCATTTCTGTTTTGACTTAAACTGCACTGATCTTTTGAATGATCCTCACGGAGCCTCTGGAGATGTTACTTTTCAAACTGGACAACCTGATGATGATCTTGATAAAGCAATAAAGGAAAAGTTGCCCACTATcgaagaacaaatgaagtgcTTTGTGAAAATGATGTTTTTTACCCATAGAGGTTATTGG AAAACTTTGTTTCTTGTGCAATACGAGACCCGAGCAGTTATGGGACTTCAGGCCGATAACACCAAACCAGAT AACAAAGCTCCTTCTCTATACGCGGCCGTAGACTTCAGTGGATGCAAAACCGATGCAG GTGTTTTTATCAGCGCTGGAGAGGAGGAGTACGATGACGACACCTGTTTAACTTACTCTTGCAGTTCTGAAAGCGTCTTATCAGTTATAGGTTGTCCTGAAAATCACCATTGTGATGGTAATGGCAC GTGCATGCCGTACAGGATCTGCACTTTGACCGGACCCACTGTGATCAACGTCAAAGGCGTCGGCACCACTGTGGAGGATCGCTGCACGTACACTCTGATGTCAGATAATGACCTGGTCTCAGAATTTGAAGTACTGGCCAGCTACAAGGACCGACGTCGCACCGATGTGAGCTTTCTGGACAGTGTGACACTGAAAAACGGTGTTGAGGTTCTCCTGGAACAAGGTGGGACAGTCAAG GTGGACGGTTCAGCGGTGGAGCTCACCAACGAATTCAAGGACCATGGTGGTTTTAAACTCTCCAAGACCCAAGCTGGAGTCTTTGCCAAACTGAAACTGAACGATTCGGTAGAAGTGACTGTGTTCTTTGATGGAAACACTGCGCAGCTCAAAACTACATCAG GATTCGGTTATTATCCAGAAGGTGGTTTGTGTGGAGACGACGACAAAACATCTTCAACCAACCAGACCGCGTCCGGCAG CTGTCAGAATATGCCCACAGAAACCAGTGATCTGACAGTCGACTGTGACGCGATTAAGGAACG CTGCAACATCCTGATGAAGGAACCCTTCACCTCctgtcacgctgccgtcaccccAGACCCCTACATAACTGCCTGCAGTGACACCATGTGTAAATATCCTGATGAGGACGGCCTCATGTGTCAGTTCCTGGAGGCCTACGCCAGAGCCTGCAGCCTGGTGAACATCCAACTGGAGGAATGGAAGTCCAACCAGGAGTGCT CTGCGTCTCAGATGGTTTGTGAGAGTCCTTGCAGTGATAATGAGTTCTGTGGACTGGTCAGCGGTAGCCCCACCTGCCTCTGTAGATCCATTTTTGCCTCCAGTTACAGAAGTTCAAACAATCTGG GTGACCCGACAGTCTGCACAGGTGACTCTGCTTCACTCACTCTGGTGGGTTGTCTCCTGGCGGAGAAAGGTATCGACTACTCCACCTTACACCTTATTGACAGCGAGTGCACTGGTGTCATGGACGAGGACAGCCACATGGTGACCTTCAGCTTCGACAACGACAACTGCGGGACGTTGGTGGAG AAAGAAGAAGGCCAAGTGTCGTACAAGAACACCATCCAAACCACGAGCAGCTCCTCCTCCGATGTCATCACTCGTCACAACGAGATCAAGATTGACTTCTCCTGCGTCCACGTTGAACCAAAAACCAAGACTATGAGCTTCAAAATCAAGGACAG ctccgtctcccaGGAGGTCTCATCTGAGGTGGCTTCTAGTTTCACGGTGATGATGAACGCCTACACGGACGCCAAACTCACACAAGCTGTGGACTCCGACACCGAGGTGCTGCTGGACCAGAAGATCTGGGTGGAGCTGACGAGCAACGGGCTGGATGAAAACTTGGTCGCCATGGTGATCGACTCCTGCTGGGCCACCGGCCAGGAAGCGTCCGACAGCGCCGTGAAATACGACCTGATCAAGGACGG CTGTGCAAACAAAGACGACCTGACGGTGCAggtggagggaaacggagaAGGAACCTCCAGCTATTTCTCTTTCAGCATGTTTGAGTTCAAGGACAGCTCTAGTGCCGTCTACCTGCACTGCCAAATCCACCTGTGCGTCAAAGACGACGACAACAACTGTTTGCCG GATTGTTCTGGGGGAGGATCTGGAAGAAAGCGCAGATCTGCCTTGTCCAGATCCAGATACGGCAGGTCAGCTCGCAGAGCTGTGGCTCCCGCCTTCATCAGCATGGCATGGACTAAATAG